Proteins encoded together in one Pseudomonas sp. Seg1 window:
- a CDS encoding DUF1244 domain-containing protein, with product MTEQQRLELEAAAFRRLVAHLDSRKDVQNIDLMNLAGFCRNCLSKWYKAEADERQIEVSLDYAREVVYGMPYAEWKAQYQQEASADQQAAFAKGKTHE from the coding sequence ATGACCGAGCAACAACGCCTCGAACTCGAAGCCGCCGCCTTCCGCCGGCTGGTCGCCCACCTGGACAGCCGCAAGGACGTGCAGAACATCGACCTGATGAACCTCGCCGGGTTCTGCCGCAACTGCCTGTCGAAGTGGTACAAGGCCGAAGCCGACGAGCGCCAGATCGAGGTCAGCCTCGACTACGCCCGCGAAGTGGTTTACGGCATGCCGTACGCCGAGTGGAAAGCCCAATATCAGCAAGAAGCCAGCGCCGATCAGCAAGCGGCGTTTGCCAAAGGAAAAACCCATGAGTGA
- a CDS encoding flavodoxin has translation MKVAILSGSVYGAAEDVARHAQNLLKDAGFETFYNSRANLADIQSFGPEAFLAVTSTTGMGELPDNLQPLYSAIRDQLPAAWRGLPGAVIALGDASYGDTFCGGGEQMRELFAELGLREVQEMLRIDASESVTPDTDAEPWLAELVSVLKG, from the coding sequence ATGAAAGTCGCCATCCTCTCCGGTTCGGTCTACGGCGCAGCCGAAGATGTCGCCCGCCATGCCCAGAACCTGCTGAAAGACGCTGGCTTTGAAACGTTCTACAACTCGCGCGCCAATCTGGCCGATATCCAGTCTTTCGGCCCGGAAGCCTTTCTGGCAGTGACCTCGACCACCGGCATGGGCGAGTTGCCGGACAACCTGCAACCGCTGTACTCGGCCATTCGTGATCAGTTGCCGGCAGCCTGGCGTGGTTTGCCGGGCGCGGTGATTGCCTTGGGCGACGCGAGCTACGGCGATACCTTTTGCGGCGGCGGTGAGCAAATGCGTGAGCTGTTCGCCGAACTTGGCCTGCGTGAGGTTCAGGAAATGCTGCGCATCGACGCCAGCGAAAGCGTGACGCCGGATACTGACGCAGAACCTTGGCTGGCCGAACTTGTCAGCGTACTCAAGGGCTGA
- the folE gene encoding GTP cyclohydrolase I FolE, with translation MTRSLSENYREILIGLGENPDREGLLDTPTRAAKAMQYLCHGYEQSVHDIVNGALFASDSDEMIIVADIELYSLCEHHLLPFIGKAHVAYIPTGKVLGLSKIARLVDMFARRLQIQENLTRQIADAVQQVTDAAGVAVVIEARHMCMMMRGVEKQNSTMNTSVMLGAFRESSNTRQEFLQLIGRSK, from the coding sequence ATGACCCGCTCCCTGTCCGAGAATTACCGCGAAATCCTCATCGGCCTCGGTGAAAACCCCGACCGCGAAGGGTTGCTCGACACGCCGACGCGCGCGGCCAAGGCCATGCAGTATCTGTGTCACGGTTACGAACAGAGCGTCCACGACATCGTCAATGGCGCGTTGTTTGCCTCGGACAGTGACGAGATGATCATCGTCGCCGACATCGAGTTGTACTCGTTGTGCGAACATCACCTGCTGCCCTTCATCGGCAAGGCCCATGTGGCTTATATTCCGACGGGCAAGGTGCTGGGGCTGTCGAAGATCGCGCGACTGGTGGACATGTTCGCCCGGCGCCTGCAGATTCAGGAAAACCTCACCCGGCAGATTGCCGATGCGGTGCAACAGGTCACCGATGCCGCCGGCGTCGCGGTGGTCATCGAGGCCCGGCACATGTGCATGATGATGCGCGGTGTCGAGAAACAGAATTCGACCATGAACACCTCGGTCATGCTTGGCGCCTTTCGCGAGTCGAGCAACACCCGCCAGGAGTTCCTGCAATTGATTGGACGGAGCAAGTAA
- a CDS encoding DUF1302 domain-containing protein has protein sequence MTTKTMRAIFTPQALAAAVALGCCAQAQAVAFNIGEIEGTFDSSLSVGASWGMRDADKSLVGTVNGGTGQSSTGDDGRLNFKKGETFSKIVKGIHDLELKYGDTGVFVRGKYWYDFELKDEDREFKPISDKGRKEGAKSSGAQILDAFVYHNYSIADLPGTVRAGKQVVSWGESTFIGNSINSINPIDVSAFRRPGAEIKEGLIPVNMLFGSQGLTDQLTVEGFYQLEWDQTVLDNCGTFFGVDVAADGCNNGYTVGNPAIAPLVPLTTAFGQGIQVTREGVVIPRGGDRDARDSGQWGTALRWLGDDTEYGLYFMNYHSRTPTVGTTTAGLSTLAALPGMVGIANGLAPGSGSGLAQSVMLGRGGYYLEYPEDIRLYGASFSTTLPTGTAWTGEISYRPNAPVQVNTNDLTLALLNPIAGGTASPIATTPGSDNKGYRRKEVTQIQSTLTHFFDQVWGAQRLTLVGEAAVVRVGGLESRSKLRYGRDSVYGQYGFGGDTDGFVTSTSWGYRARAILDYANVIGGINLKPNLSWSHDVAGYGPNGLFNEGAKAISVGVDADYRNTYTASLSYTDFFGGDYNVLEDRDFVALSFGVNF, from the coding sequence ATGACAACAAAAACAATGCGCGCCATCTTCACACCGCAGGCGCTGGCAGCCGCGGTGGCTCTGGGTTGCTGCGCTCAGGCGCAAGCGGTTGCGTTCAACATTGGCGAAATCGAGGGCACGTTCGATTCGTCGCTGTCGGTCGGCGCGAGTTGGGGGATGCGCGATGCCGACAAGTCGCTGGTCGGCACGGTCAACGGTGGTACCGGGCAATCCTCGACCGGTGATGACGGACGCCTGAACTTCAAGAAGGGCGAAACCTTCTCGAAAATCGTCAAAGGCATCCACGACCTCGAGTTGAAGTACGGCGATACCGGCGTGTTTGTCCGTGGCAAGTATTGGTACGACTTCGAACTCAAGGACGAAGACCGCGAGTTCAAACCGATCAGCGACAAGGGCCGCAAGGAAGGTGCGAAGTCCTCCGGCGCGCAGATTCTCGATGCCTTCGTCTATCACAACTACTCCATCGCCGATTTGCCGGGCACCGTACGCGCGGGCAAACAGGTGGTGAGTTGGGGCGAAAGTACCTTCATCGGCAACTCGATCAACAGCATCAACCCGATCGACGTTTCGGCGTTTCGTCGACCCGGCGCGGAGATCAAGGAAGGCCTGATTCCGGTGAACATGTTGTTCGGCTCGCAAGGCCTCACCGATCAACTCACTGTTGAAGGCTTCTATCAATTGGAGTGGGACCAGACCGTTCTCGATAACTGCGGCACCTTCTTTGGCGTCGACGTTGCAGCGGACGGTTGCAATAACGGTTACACCGTCGGCAACCCGGCGATTGCGCCGCTGGTGCCATTGACCACTGCGTTTGGCCAAGGCATCCAAGTGACCCGCGAAGGCGTGGTCATCCCCCGTGGCGGCGACCGCGATGCGCGGGATTCCGGGCAGTGGGGCACGGCGTTACGCTGGCTCGGCGACGATACCGAATACGGCCTGTACTTCATGAATTACCACAGCCGCACGCCGACCGTGGGCACCACCACGGCAGGGCTTTCGACCCTCGCGGCATTGCCGGGCATGGTCGGCATTGCCAACGGCTTGGCACCCGGTAGCGGTTCGGGCCTGGCGCAAAGCGTGATGCTTGGGCGCGGTGGGTATTACCTGGAATACCCCGAAGACATTCGCCTGTACGGCGCGAGCTTCTCCACCACCCTGCCCACCGGCACTGCATGGACCGGTGAGATCAGCTACCGCCCCAATGCTCCGGTGCAGGTCAACACCAACGACCTGACGCTGGCGCTGCTCAACCCGATTGCCGGCGGTACGGCGTCGCCGATCGCGACAACTCCGGGTTCCGACAACAAAGGTTATCGACGCAAAGAGGTCACGCAAATCCAGAGCACCCTCACGCACTTCTTCGATCAGGTGTGGGGCGCCCAACGACTGACGTTGGTTGGCGAAGCCGCGGTGGTACGGGTCGGTGGTCTGGAGTCGCGCAGCAAGCTGCGTTATGGCCGTGACTCGGTGTACGGCCAGTACGGTTTCGGTGGCGACACTGACGGTTTTGTCACCTCGACCTCGTGGGGCTACCGTGCCCGGGCGATCCTTGATTACGCCAACGTGATCGGCGGGATCAACCTCAAACCCAACCTGTCGTGGTCGCACGACGTCGCCGGCTACGGTCCCAACGGCCTGTTCAACGAAGGCGCGAAAGCCATCAGCGTCGGCGTCGATGCCGACTACCGCAACACCTACACCGCGAGCCTCAGCTACACCGACTTTTTCGGCGGCGATTACAACGTCCTCGAAGACCGTGACTTCGTCGCTCTGAGCTTCGGCGTGAACTTCTGA
- a CDS encoding antibiotic biosynthesis monooxygenase, whose translation MSTSPVTLMVARRVADGRYQDLIAWLREGEQLATDFPGYLGSGVLAPPPGDNEFQIIFRFVDEQTLHAWEHSASRTAWLDRGSDLFAHPKEHRVSGIEGWFGANVIGQRPPRWKQAVAIWLAFFPVSLLFNFVLGPLLNEMSLLPRVLISTACLTPLMVYFFIPLSTRLLANWLNSVPTQPLPAAPSTQNQ comes from the coding sequence ATGTCTACTTCCCCCGTCACGCTGATGGTTGCGCGTCGCGTCGCCGATGGCCGCTATCAGGATCTGATCGCCTGGCTACGTGAAGGCGAACAACTGGCCACTGACTTTCCCGGTTATCTGGGCTCCGGCGTGCTCGCGCCACCGCCCGGCGATAACGAGTTTCAAATCATTTTCCGTTTTGTCGATGAGCAGACCCTGCATGCGTGGGAGCACTCGGCCTCGCGCACCGCCTGGCTGGATCGCGGTTCCGATCTGTTTGCCCATCCGAAGGAGCACCGCGTCAGTGGCATTGAAGGCTGGTTCGGCGCCAACGTCATCGGTCAGCGTCCGCCGCGCTGGAAACAGGCGGTGGCGATCTGGCTGGCTTTCTTCCCGGTATCGCTGCTGTTCAACTTCGTCCTGGGCCCGCTGCTGAATGAAATGAGTCTGCTGCCGCGCGTGTTGATCAGCACGGCGTGCCTGACGCCGCTGATGGTTTATTTCTTTATTCCGCTGTCGACGCGATTGCTGGCTAACTGGCTGAACAGTGTTCCAACACAGCCTTTGCCTGCCGCGCCCTCAACGCAAAACCAGTGA
- a CDS encoding LysR family transcriptional regulator, which translates to MEFKQLRSFVEVMHQGGFTQAAKTLHISQSAVSKQVAQLEQSLGTPLLERLGSQLRLTAAGSVVLQRAEGMLRLRNELLSELDDLSHLARGELRLGLPLLGSDALFAGLFAEYRRRYPNISIQLLEGGSRNIEQAVLSGELELGGSLLPKDPQFDCQPFCDEKLDALLPVDHPLADRGEIGLEELADTPFLLYQRSFVLNDRLLQACQQMGFTPKEGGRSGQADFLAALVAAGQGVVLLPSVVARGLVRPGVVRLTLRAPDYLRWDIAFIWRRGAYLSKAAQAWLALLRERGISP; encoded by the coding sequence ATGGAATTCAAACAGCTGCGCAGTTTTGTCGAAGTCATGCATCAGGGCGGCTTTACCCAAGCGGCGAAAACCTTGCACATCAGCCAGTCGGCGGTAAGCAAACAAGTCGCACAACTGGAGCAGAGCCTCGGCACGCCCCTGCTCGAACGGCTTGGCTCACAGCTGCGCCTGACCGCCGCCGGCAGCGTGGTGCTGCAAAGGGCCGAAGGTATGTTGCGATTACGCAACGAGTTGCTCAGTGAGCTGGACGATCTCAGTCATTTGGCCCGTGGCGAATTGCGCCTCGGCCTGCCCCTGTTGGGCAGCGATGCGCTGTTCGCCGGGCTGTTTGCCGAGTATCGACGGCGCTATCCGAACATCAGCATTCAGTTGCTGGAGGGCGGCAGCCGCAACATCGAGCAAGCGGTGCTGAGTGGCGAACTCGAGCTTGGGGGCAGCTTGTTGCCGAAGGATCCGCAGTTCGACTGCCAGCCGTTTTGTGATGAGAAACTCGACGCCCTGCTGCCGGTGGATCATCCATTGGCAGATCGTGGAGAGATTGGGCTGGAGGAGTTGGCCGATACGCCGTTCCTGCTGTATCAGCGCAGTTTCGTGCTCAATGACCGCTTGCTGCAGGCTTGTCAGCAGATGGGTTTTACACCGAAGGAAGGCGGGCGTAGCGGTCAGGCAGACTTTCTGGCGGCACTGGTGGCGGCCGGGCAAGGCGTGGTGTTGTTACCCAGCGTGGTGGCACGCGGTCTGGTGCGGCCAGGCGTGGTACGCCTGACCTTGCGAGCGCCGGATTACCTGCGCTGGGACATTGCGTTTATCTGGCGTCGGGGCGCCTATCTGTCGAAAGCGGCGCAGGCCTGGCTGGCACTGTTGCGCGAGCGCGGCATCAGCCCTTGA
- a CDS encoding alpha/beta hydrolase has protein sequence MPLAEIPLCVWRKRSQTFVFRGQPIRYWTAGQGEPLLLIHGFPTASWDWHYLWQPLAQRYRVIACDMLGFGDSAKPLNHTYSLLEQADLQQALLAHLQVEPPVHILAHDYGDSVAQELLARHYDDQIEVASCVFLNGGLFPETHRPVLMQKLLLSPLGWMIGRAFTRDALVKSFRQIFGPQTRPSESELDDFWSLIDSNRGPRIMHKLISYIPERRVQRDRWVAAMQRGEVPLRVIDGEVDPISGAHMVERYRELIPDADTVLLPGIGHYPQTEAPGQVLKHYLAFRDRFALPPRRVACS, from the coding sequence ATGCCTCTTGCCGAGATTCCTCTGTGTGTCTGGCGTAAACGCAGCCAGACGTTTGTCTTTCGTGGCCAGCCGATCCGTTACTGGACGGCCGGGCAGGGTGAGCCGCTGCTGTTGATTCATGGCTTTCCGACCGCCAGTTGGGATTGGCATTACTTGTGGCAACCACTGGCCCAGCGTTATCGGGTGATCGCCTGTGACATGCTCGGTTTCGGTGATTCGGCCAAACCGCTGAATCACACTTACAGCCTTCTCGAGCAGGCGGATCTGCAACAGGCCTTGCTCGCCCATTTGCAGGTCGAGCCACCGGTGCACATTCTTGCCCACGACTATGGCGACAGCGTTGCGCAGGAATTGCTGGCACGGCATTACGACGATCAGATCGAAGTCGCCAGTTGCGTGTTTCTCAACGGCGGGCTGTTCCCGGAAACCCATCGTCCGGTGCTGATGCAAAAACTGTTGCTGAGCCCGTTGGGCTGGATGATCGGCCGTGCGTTTACACGCGATGCGCTGGTCAAAAGCTTCCGCCAGATCTTCGGCCCACAGACCCGTCCGAGTGAAAGTGAACTGGATGATTTCTGGAGCCTGATCGACAGTAATCGCGGGCCCCGGATCATGCACAAATTGATCAGCTACATTCCCGAACGACGCGTGCAGCGTGATCGCTGGGTGGCCGCCATGCAGCGCGGTGAAGTGCCGTTGCGGGTGATTGATGGCGAAGTCGATCCGATCTCCGGGGCGCACATGGTTGAACGTTATCGCGAGTTGATTCCCGACGCGGACACCGTGTTGTTGCCGGGCATCGGCCACTATCCGCAGACCGAGGCGCCGGGGCAGGTGCTCAAGCATTACCTGGCGTTTCGTGATCGCTTCGCACTGCCGCCGCGCCGGGTGGCGTGTTCCTGA
- the folX gene encoding dihydroneopterin triphosphate 2'-epimerase, producing the protein MPQLQPGMARIRVKDLRLRTFIGINEDEILNKQDVLINLTILYAAQEAVRDNDIDHALNYRTITKAIIAHVEGNRFALLERLTQELLDLVMSNGSVLYAEVEVDKPHALRFAESVSITLAASR; encoded by the coding sequence ATGCCACAACTTCAACCGGGAATGGCGCGCATCCGGGTCAAGGATCTGCGCTTGCGCACCTTTATCGGGATCAACGAGGACGAGATCCTCAACAAGCAGGATGTGTTGATCAACCTGACCATTCTGTATGCCGCGCAGGAAGCAGTGCGTGACAACGATATCGACCATGCGCTGAATTACCGCACCATCACCAAAGCGATTATTGCGCACGTCGAGGGCAACCGTTTCGCACTGCTCGAACGGCTGACGCAGGAACTGCTCGATCTGGTGATGAGCAACGGTTCGGTGCTGTACGCCGAAGTCGAAGTCGACAAGCCGCATGCGCTGCGGTTTGCCGAATCGGTGTCGATCACCCTCGCCGCCAGCCGCTGA
- a CDS encoding MerR family transcriptional regulator → MPVMTDISPASQASVALEREDLFPIREVSRLTGVNPVTLRAWERRYGLIQPTRTESGHRLYSMTEIERVRSIVEWIDRGVAVSKVGKILAKTEPLKVLAHFIPDDLVQADYQQWQLQVQRAVSAFDDAELDRVYGQIFSSYALPVVFQDILMPLWRQLLQRQDAFGQTSEWLFLDGYLRTRALQRIIALRGAQPRKIIVSALAGQCRELELLVAALFLSSSDSGVRVLTTGQPFDELTLVCEKIKPHALVLFSNHAPAPELPRRLNRLALSLDCQLLLAGDASDLAQESLAGTSIGCIGNEGATMRQRLTQMLAGKLDT, encoded by the coding sequence ATGCCTGTCATGACGGACATAAGCCCTGCTTCGCAGGCATCTGTTGCGCTCGAGCGCGAAGATTTGTTTCCCATACGTGAAGTGTCGCGGCTGACTGGCGTCAACCCGGTCACGCTACGTGCGTGGGAGCGACGTTATGGTTTGATTCAGCCAACACGCACCGAAAGTGGGCATCGGTTGTATTCAATGACCGAAATCGAGCGCGTTCGCAGCATCGTCGAGTGGATCGATCGAGGCGTGGCGGTCAGCAAGGTCGGCAAGATCCTGGCGAAGACCGAGCCATTGAAGGTATTGGCGCACTTCATTCCCGATGATCTGGTGCAGGCCGATTACCAGCAATGGCAGCTTCAGGTGCAGCGGGCGGTGAGCGCTTTCGACGATGCCGAACTGGACCGGGTCTACGGTCAGATCTTTTCCTCGTACGCGTTGCCCGTGGTGTTTCAGGACATTCTGATGCCGCTGTGGCGGCAACTGCTGCAGCGTCAGGACGCTTTCGGGCAAACCAGTGAATGGCTGTTTCTCGACGGTTATCTGCGCACGCGCGCATTGCAGAGAATCATTGCACTGCGCGGCGCGCAACCGCGCAAGATCATTGTCAGTGCTCTGGCTGGCCAGTGTCGGGAACTGGAGCTGCTGGTCGCGGCACTGTTTCTCAGCAGCAGTGATTCGGGTGTGCGGGTGTTGACCACCGGACAACCGTTCGACGAACTGACCCTGGTGTGCGAAAAGATCAAACCGCACGCTTTGGTGCTGTTTTCCAATCACGCACCGGCTCCGGAATTGCCGCGGCGCTTGAACCGGTTGGCCTTGAGTCTCGATTGTCAGTTGTTGCTGGCGGGGGATGCCTCCGACCTTGCGCAGGAGAGCCTGGCGGGAACGTCAATCGGATGCATTGGCAACGAAGGGGCGACGATGCGTCAGCGTTTGACACAGATGCTGGCGGGCAAGCTCGATACCTGA
- a CDS encoding CidA/LrgA family protein gives MKAANLKHLSRLFAELAVLLGLYLLGCQLAVWLALPIPGGVIGMALLLLAFAFDWVKPAALQLGAGLLMAEMLLFFIPALMSLLDYGALLRNDGWRILLVIAASTLMVMLVTAFTVELAVRMRRSHEA, from the coding sequence ATGAAAGCCGCGAACCTCAAACACCTTTCCCGTCTATTCGCCGAACTGGCCGTGTTGCTCGGTCTCTACCTGCTCGGCTGCCAACTCGCCGTCTGGCTGGCCCTGCCGATTCCCGGCGGGGTGATCGGCATGGCGCTGTTGCTGCTGGCGTTTGCCTTTGACTGGGTCAAACCGGCGGCGTTGCAGTTGGGCGCAGGATTGCTGATGGCCGAGATGCTGCTGTTTTTCATCCCGGCGCTGATGAGCCTGCTCGACTATGGCGCGTTGTTGCGCAATGACGGCTGGCGGATTCTGCTGGTGATCGCCGCCAGCACACTGATGGTGATGCTGGTGACCGCGTTCACCGTGGAATTGGCCGTGCGTATGAGGCGTTCCCATGAAGCTTGA
- a CDS encoding SDR family oxidoreductase, whose translation MNESVRFEDKVVIVTGAGGGLGRAHALLFARQGARVLVNDLGGSTQGEGANASAADRVVAEIREAGGIAEANHDSVTDGDKLVQNALDVFGRVDVVVNNAGILRDKTFHKMEDADWDLVYRVHVEGAYKVTRAAWPHLREQNYGRVIFTASTSGIYGNFGQSNYGMAKLGLYGLTRTLAIEGRKNNILVNAIAPTGGTRMTEGLIPPQVFEQLKPELVSPLVVYLASEQCQETSGLFEVGGGWMGKVRWERSLGAGFDPRVGFSPEDVAAHWQQICDFEGAAHPKDNIEALKEMMANLQKYSL comes from the coding sequence ATGAATGAGTCTGTGCGTTTCGAAGATAAAGTCGTGATCGTCACCGGCGCCGGTGGTGGCCTCGGCCGGGCTCACGCACTGCTGTTCGCCAGACAGGGCGCCAGAGTGCTGGTCAACGACCTCGGTGGTTCCACCCAGGGCGAAGGCGCCAACGCCTCTGCTGCCGACCGCGTAGTGGCAGAGATCCGCGAGGCTGGCGGTATCGCCGAAGCCAACCACGACTCGGTCACCGACGGCGACAAACTGGTACAGAACGCCCTCGACGTCTTCGGCCGTGTCGACGTCGTGGTCAACAACGCCGGGATCCTGCGCGACAAGACCTTCCACAAAATGGAAGACGCCGACTGGGATCTGGTTTACCGCGTCCACGTCGAAGGCGCCTACAAAGTCACCCGCGCCGCCTGGCCGCACCTGCGCGAACAAAACTACGGCCGGGTGATCTTCACCGCCTCGACCTCGGGCATCTACGGCAACTTCGGCCAGTCCAACTACGGCATGGCCAAACTTGGCCTCTACGGTTTGACCCGCACCCTGGCCATCGAAGGACGCAAGAACAACATCCTGGTCAACGCCATTGCACCGACTGGCGGCACGCGCATGACCGAAGGTCTGATCCCGCCGCAAGTGTTCGAGCAACTGAAGCCGGAACTGGTCAGCCCGTTGGTGGTGTATCTGGCAAGCGAACAATGCCAGGAGACTTCCGGGTTGTTTGAAGTCGGCGGCGGCTGGATGGGCAAGGTGCGTTGGGAACGCAGCCTCGGTGCCGGGTTTGATCCACGGGTGGGTTTCTCGCCGGAAGATGTTGCGGCGCACTGGCAGCAGATTTGCGACTTTGAAGGGGCAGCGCACCCGAAGGACAACATTGAGGCGTTGAAGGAGATGATGGCGAATTTGCAGAAGTATTCGCTTTAG
- the folM gene encoding dihydromonapterin reductase, whose amino-acid sequence MTPTSAPILITGAGQRVGLHCAQRLLEDGHRVIFTYRSERPGVQTLRDLGAIGVFADFSSEAGILAFISELKTYTDSLRAIVHNASEWLAETPDNEAEAFSRMFNIHMLAPYLINLHCADLLRQSTPADIVHISDDVTRKGSSKHIGYCASKAGLDSLTLSFAARYAPAIKVNGIAPALLLFNPDDDAAYRARALAKSALGIEPGSEVIYQSLRYLLDNPYVTGTTLTVNGGRHIK is encoded by the coding sequence ATGACCCCCACTTCCGCCCCGATTCTGATCACCGGCGCCGGCCAGCGTGTCGGTCTGCACTGCGCGCAGCGATTGCTTGAAGACGGCCATCGCGTCATTTTCACTTACCGCAGCGAACGGCCCGGCGTGCAAACGCTGCGCGATCTTGGCGCCATTGGCGTGTTCGCGGATTTCTCCAGCGAAGCCGGCATTCTGGCCTTCATCAGCGAACTGAAAACCTATACCGACAGCCTGCGCGCAATCGTGCACAACGCCTCCGAATGGCTGGCAGAAACCCCGGACAACGAAGCCGAAGCATTCAGCCGGATGTTCAACATCCACATGCTCGCGCCCTATCTGATCAACCTGCATTGCGCCGACCTGCTCAGGCAATCGACGCCCGCGGACATCGTCCATATCAGCGACGATGTCACCCGCAAAGGCAGCAGCAAGCACATCGGCTATTGCGCCAGCAAAGCGGGGCTCGACAGCCTGACCCTGTCTTTTGCTGCTCGCTATGCACCGGCAATCAAGGTCAACGGCATCGCGCCCGCCCTGTTATTGTTCAATCCCGACGACGACGCGGCGTACCGTGCCAGGGCGCTGGCCAAATCCGCGCTGGGCATCGAGCCCGGCAGCGAAGTGATCTACCAGAGCCTGCGCTATCTGCTCGACAACCCGTATGTCACCGGTACGACCCTGACCGTCAACGGCGGAAGGCATATCAAGTAG
- a CDS encoding HopJ type III effector protein: MSDLNTLRASLKSGEHAFADTLAFIAAGYDYQPQAFNNGGVENAAGQNEGSCKTLGLALLEGLSDEEALLAFGEHYRSVVATPEGSDHGNIRALIQHGLAGVKFTAHPLTRR; encoded by the coding sequence ATGAGTGACCTGAACACCCTGCGCGCCAGCCTGAAGAGCGGCGAGCATGCCTTCGCCGACACCCTCGCGTTCATCGCCGCCGGTTACGATTATCAGCCACAGGCATTCAATAACGGTGGCGTGGAAAACGCGGCCGGGCAGAACGAAGGTTCGTGCAAGACCCTGGGTCTGGCGTTGCTGGAAGGCCTGAGCGATGAAGAAGCGCTGCTGGCATTTGGCGAACATTACCGTTCGGTAGTGGCGACGCCTGAGGGCAGCGATCACGGCAACATTCGTGCGTTGATCCAGCACGGTCTGGCCGGTGTGAAATTCACCGCCCACCCCCTGACCCGCCGCTAA
- a CDS encoding PAS domain-containing protein, giving the protein MINASLLQMVINASNDGIVVAEKEGEQDNILIYVNPAFERLTGYTSEEILYQDCRFLQSGDRDQENLTLIRDTLRDGGSCREILRNYRKDGTPFWNELSLSTVKNADDGQTYFVGVQKDVTVQVKAQQRVAQLEAQVAALQTELAALKATNGENKTAN; this is encoded by the coding sequence ATGATCAACGCCAGTCTGCTGCAAATGGTGATCAACGCGTCGAATGACGGGATCGTGGTTGCCGAGAAGGAAGGTGAACAGGACAACATCCTGATTTACGTCAACCCGGCTTTCGAACGTCTGACCGGTTACACCAGTGAGGAAATTCTTTATCAGGACTGCCGTTTTCTGCAGTCTGGAGACCGTGATCAGGAAAATCTGACGCTGATTCGCGACACGCTGCGCGATGGCGGCTCATGTCGGGAAATCCTGCGCAACTATCGCAAGGACGGCACCCCGTTCTGGAATGAGCTGTCGCTGTCGACGGTGAAAAACGCCGATGACGGGCAGACGTATTTCGTTGGCGTGCAAAAGGATGTGACGGTTCAGGTCAAGGCTCAGCAGCGGGTTGCGCAACTGGAAGCACAAGTCGCCGCCCTGCAAACCGAGCTCGCGGCGTTGAAAGCGACGAACGGCGAAAACAAAACAGCGAACTAA